One segment of Tetrapisispora phaffii CBS 4417 chromosome 1, complete genome DNA contains the following:
- the TPHA0A00830 gene encoding uncharacterized protein (similar to Saccharomyces cerevisiae YBR137W; ancestral locus Anc_3.132): MLQLEEKLLKKLISRKASLEEIEAQEKQCVLSNFNNDVAFELGSFIRKAALELFPGKPVAIDISLTNGHKVFRTITASGSSLDNDFWITRKSKTVNRFNHSTFFMGCKKGDKTPEERFFVSSSEYAFHGGAVPLYLSNTDFPVAVLTVSGLKQEEDHLLAITSVVEFSKQTAEEELNLD, from the coding sequence ATGTTacaattagaagaaaaattattaaaaaaattaatttcacGTAAAGCTTCATTAGAGGAAATTGAAGCACAAGAGAAACAATGTGTGCtttctaattttaataacgACGTTGCCTTCGAATTAGGTTCTTTCATTAGAAAAGCCGCATTGGAATTATTCCCAGGAAAGCCAGTCGCTAttgatatttctttaaCCAACGGTCACAAAGTATTCCGTACCATTACTGCAAGTGGCTCGTCCCTAGATAACGATTTCTGGATTACGAGAAAGTCCAAGACAGTGAACAGATTCAACCACTCCACATTTTTCATGGGATGCAAAAAGGGCGATAAAACTCCAGAAGAGAGATTCTTTGTTTCATCCAGTGAGTACGCTTTCCATGGTGGTGCAGTACCATTGTATTTAAGCAACACAGACTTCCCAGTCGCTGTATTAACTGTCAGTGGATTAAAGCAAGAGGAAGACCATCTATTGGCCATTACCTCTGTTGTCGAGTTCAGTAAGCAAACGGCCGAAGAAGAGTTGAACTTGGACTAA